Proteins from a genomic interval of Centroberyx gerrardi isolate f3 chromosome 23, fCenGer3.hap1.cur.20231027, whole genome shotgun sequence:
- the LOC144543518 gene encoding uncharacterized protein LOC144543518 codes for MNITLLTAILLPLALVQVWQGVVNCSHGNNMTSSLVSPQYNRRPCEKSSNNNAFNQFVYRHFLKEDFDRKSKPAWTSYLKKKNLCRRTPLQTFIDKRQQESVLEICRSSGTRYEGNKCISTRRMPVYVVRVDTSSLSCTIKSLTKRSQYVTVACDAIENLCLPVHFEGGVQRPKPNAKSCSGIK; via the exons ATGAACATCACTCTTCTGACCGCCATCCTCCTCCCTCTAGCTCTTGTTCAAGTGTGGCAGGGAGTGGTCAACTGTAGCCATGGCAACAACATGACAAGCAGCTTGGTGTCACCTCAGTACAATCGACGGCCTTGTGAGAAGAGCAGCAACAACAATGCATTCAACCAGTTTGTCTACAGGCATTTCCTGAAGGAGGACTTTGACAGAAAGTCGAAGCCTGCATGGACAAG CTACCTGAAGAAGAAAAACCTCTGCCGCAGAACTCCGCTGCAGACCTTCATCGACAAAAGACAGCAAGAAAGCGTCCTAGAGATCTGCCGCAGCTCCGGCACTCGGTACGAAGGGAACAAGTGCATCAGCACCAGGCGCATGCCGGTATACGTCGTCAGAGTGGACACGTCCAGCCTGTCTTGCACTATTAAGAGTTTAACTAAACGCAGCCAATATGTGACTGTGGCTTGTGATGCTATTGAGAATCTCTGCCTCCCTGTCCATTTTGAGGGGGGCGTCCAGCGGCCAAAGCCCAATGCTAAGAGCTGCAGTGGTATCAAGTAA
- the LOC144543517 gene encoding endonuclease domain-containing 1 protein-like — translation MFHIVYLLLFPLLSKGEVSLFGNCPQFFLNGIPPTILGNNNRYQQICQCLLDQNNQPQYFYASLYDTVNRIPVYSAYEFQNPPVTRVDKWYIEPQLDGVNIPCMALSTSVPAPQRGQHQALNRDYNHSGYDKGHLYPVFHTATQSAMLATSTLTNAAPQDSSFNGGQWRRHELSLANILRAHPNSYVVTGVVPGNQMIAAGRVMVARYYWSAYCYLDNNGTYQSSGYIGPDQNGRVQTRLLGDLEVALQGYYNVQTFTVFGGQC, via the exons ATGTTCCACATAGTTTATCTGCTActgtttcctctgctctccaaaGGAGAAGTGAGCTTGTTTGGAAACTGTCCACAGTTCTTTCTGAATGGTATCCCACCAACAATCCTCGGAAACAACAACCGCTACCAGCAGATATGTCAGTGTCTCCTGGACCAGAACAACCAGCCGCAGTACTTCTACGCTTCACTCTACGACACAGTGAACAGGATCCCAGTGTACTCTGCTTATGAGTTTCAGAATCCACCCGTGACCAGAGTTGACAAATGGTACATCGAGCCACAG CTGGATGGTGTTAACATCCCTTGCATGGCTCTATCGACAAGTGTCCCCGCTCCCCAACGAGGTCAGCACCAGGCTCTGAACAGAGACTACAACCACTCCGGCTATGACAAGGGTCACCTCTACCCGGTGTTCCATACCGCCACTCAATCTGCCATGTTGGCCACCTCTACCCTGACCAACGCTGCCCCTCAGGACAGCAGCTTCAACGGTGGCCAGTGGAGGCGACACGAGCTGAGCCTGGCTAACATCCTACGTGCACACCCCAACTCCTATGTAGTTACTGGTGTGGTTCCTGGAAATCAAATGATTGCTGCAGGGCGTGTTATGGTGGCTAGGTATTATTGGAGTGCTTACTGCTACCTTGACAATAATGGGACCTATCAGTCTTCTGGTTACATTGGGCCTGATCAAAACGGTAGAGTGCAGACTCGGCTTCTCGGAGATCTAGAGGTTGCACTGCAGGGTTACTATAATGTTCAAACATTCACTGTGTTCGGTGGGCAATGCTGA